The DNA window GCCTAAAACACCTTCCTTTGCCATAATCGCGCCGTGGCATGAGCCTTGCTTAATCTACCTGCAGCACCCGTCAGGAGTCTCTCATGGCCGAGAAGGAAAAGGACCAGGCCGAGGCCGAGGTCCAGGAAGGCAAGAAAAAAAAGGGCAAGCCGTTTCTCCTCATCCTGCTGGTCATTTTCGTACTCATCCTCGCAGGGGCCGGCGCCGGGGCGTATTTCTTCTTCTTTTCCGCCCCTTCTGATGAAAAACTCGCTGCGCAGATCGCCCAGGACGAGGCAAAAAAGGCTGCGCAGGCCACGCAGGCCGCCCCCATGGGTGTCACTGTGGATCTCGAACCCTTTGTGGTGAATCTCGCTGATCCACGTGTGAGACATTACCTTAAGGCGTCCATCACCATCGAACTCACAGATGAGTTGGCAAAAGCGGACCTCGAGAAGCGCATCGCAAACATCAGAAACGACATCCTCCTTCTCATGAGCAGCAAGACGCTCGAGGAGATCGTCACCCTTGAGGGAAAGATCCGCCTTCGGGACGAGATCGGGGCGAGGGTAGGCCGGATCGTAGGTCCCAACCGCATCCTCAACGTCTATTTTTCCCAATTCGTCGTCCAGTAGGATCCCATGGCCCAGATACTCACCCAGGAAGAGATAGATGCCCTCCTAGGAGGGCTGGACACGGTAACGGACCAGTTGTCTGAGGAAGGGGCCCAGGTCCCGCAGGCGGACAAGGGTTCGGCCGTTCCTTTTGATTTCCGAAAATACTCCCGTCCAGCCAGGGTGAAGCTTCCGGGTTTCGACGTCATTCAGGACCAGTTCAACAGGAACCTTCGGGGGACCCTGTCATCCCAGCTCCGCCTCTACGTCGATTCCACGGCCATTCCCCCGGAGGTCATCTCCTTTCAGGAATTTCTTCGCCGCATCCCGGTCCCCAGCAGCCTTCACATCCTCAAGATGGAACCCCTGAGGGGACATATTCTCATGGTGATCGACCCCCAGATGGTCTTTTCCATAGTGGAGATCTTTCTCGGGGCCACCAAGCTCGGCCAGAGCAGGATCGAGGGCAGGGAATTCACATCTATAGAACAGCGGCTCATCCTGCGGATCGTCACCTCGCTCCTGACGGATCTGGAAAAGGCATGGCAGAACCTCATGCCCGTCAAAATCAACTATATGAGGAGCGAGATCAATCCTCAATTCGCAAAGATCGTCCAGGAAGACGACTCGGTTCTTATCTCCCGTTATCAGCTTGAGATCGACGAGATGAGCGGATCCATCACACTCTGTCTGCCCATGGCTATGCTCCAGCCTATCAGGGCCCGTCTTCAGAGGACCTTTCAAGGGGACGAGACCGTCGATCCCGAATGGCGGAAGACCCTTGCAAAAAACCTGAGCAAGACCGAAGTCACGGCCTCTGTGATCCTCGGAAGGGCGTCTCTCAAAGGGGCCGATCTCATCGCGCTCTCGCCAGGGGATGTCATCCCGCTCGAGACCGGCATGGAAGATCTCCTCGACCTCCTTGTGGAAGGACGTCCCAAATACCAAGTGACGCCCGGGGTGGTGAAAGGTCGGCGGGCGGTCAGGGTCGTCAAGGCCGTAGAGGCGGCGTGACCGAAGTTTGAGCGCTGAGAGGGGAGAAAAAGGGCATGCTGAGTCAGGAAGAATTGGACAAGCTCCTTGAGGAAGGGGCCGGCGCAAACGCAGCCACCCCTGGGGATGCGGGAAAGCCACCCGCAAACGATGACCTGGACTGGTCAGCGGCCTTTGCCGAGGCGGCGGCCGGAGGCGACCAAGCGGCAGCCAAGGCCATGAAAGAAAAAACGGCCCCTGCCGACGGACCCAAAACAGAAGAAGGCCGGCAGAAGGAAAGGGGCAGGAACGGAGGGGCCTCCCAGACCCCATCGTTTCAGGAGCTTTCCCAGACCCTTTCGGGACCAAACGGCGGAAAGGGCAACCTGGACCTCATACTCGACATCCCCCTTACCATCTCGGTGGAGTTAGGTCGTGCGCGCCTCCAGATCCGGGAGCTCCTCGCCCTTGGCCAGGGCGCCGTCGTTCCCCTCGACAAGGAGGCGGGCGAGCCCGCCGAGATCTACGTGAATCAGAGGCTGATGGCCAAGGGAGAGGTCGTGGTGATAAACGATAAGTTCGGGATTCGGCTGACAGAGATCATCAGCCCGGTGGACCGGGTGAAAAATCTCGGATAGGGGGGGGAATGGAAGGGGCAGGATCCATAGTGAGGGTGATCGGGGCCTTTGTCCTCGTCCTCGGACTCCTGTTGTTGGGGGCGGCCCTTCTTAGGCGCCTGGCCCCCCGGATCACAGGAGGAAGGCAAAATCCCATACAGGTCCTCGCGACCCGGGCCATCCTTCCCCGAAAGCACCTCTGCCTCGTCCGGGTCGGCGACAAGACCCTCATCATCGGAGCCTCTGAAGGGTCCATGAGCCTCCTCGGGACCTGGGAGGGCGATCTTCCAGCGGCGTTTCGAAACGACGCAACAGAGAAAAGCCTGTGATGCGCGCCGTGTATCTCGTCCTTCTTCCCTGTCTTGCAGCTGGAATCCTTCAGGAGACCTCATGGGCGGCCACGGTCCCGACCATCAGCCTCGGCTTCGAATCCACCGACGACCCTGCGCGGGTGGCGACTGCCCTCGAGATCCTTCTCGTCCTGACGGTCCTTTCCGTGGCCCCGGCCATCCTCCTCATGATGACCTCTTTCACCCGGCTTGTGATCGTCTTCGGATTCCTTCGCCAGGCCCTCGGGACCCAGCAGATGCCACCAAACCAGGTCCTCATAGGGCTGGCCCTGTTCCTGACGTTCTTCATCATGCAACCCGTCTGGAGTCAATCCTATTCTGGGGCCATCCGACCCTACCTTGACGACGAGATGTCCTTCGAAGATGCGCTGGCAGGGGCCGCGGCCCCCGTGCGAAAATTTATGCTCCGCCAGACCCGTGAAAAGGACCTGGCCCTTTTCGCGGATCTGGGTGGCATCAAGGACCCGAAGGATGAGACCGAACTCCCTACCCATGTCCTGATTCCCGCCTTTGTCGTGAGTGAGATCCGGACCGCATTCGAGATCGGATTCATCCTCTTCATCCCCTTCGTGGTCATCGACATGGTGGTCTCGAGCGTCCTCCTCTCCATGGGCATGATGATGCTCCCACCGATCATGGTCTCCCTGCCGTTCAAGATCCTCCTTTTCGTGCTCGTGGACGGGTGGAACCTCGTCGTGGGTTCCCTTGTGAAGAGTTTTTCGTGAGGTGAGGCCGTGACCCAGGACATGGTGATCGGACTTGCAAGGCAGGCCGTTGAACTGACCCTCATCCTGAGCCTTCCCGTGCTCGGAGTAGGGCTTATCGTGGGCCTTGCCGTGAGCCTGTTTCAAG is part of the Deltaproteobacteria bacterium genome and encodes:
- a CDS encoding flagellar basal body-associated FliL family protein translates to MAEKEKDQAEAEVQEGKKKKGKPFLLILLVIFVLILAGAGAGAYFFFFSAPSDEKLAAQIAQDEAKKAAQATQAAPMGVTVDLEPFVVNLADPRVRHYLKASITIELTDELAKADLEKRIANIRNDILLLMSSKTLEEIVTLEGKIRLRDEIGARVGRIVGPNRILNVYFSQFVVQ
- the fliM gene encoding flagellar motor switch protein FliM; this encodes MAQILTQEEIDALLGGLDTVTDQLSEEGAQVPQADKGSAVPFDFRKYSRPARVKLPGFDVIQDQFNRNLRGTLSSQLRLYVDSTAIPPEVISFQEFLRRIPVPSSLHILKMEPLRGHILMVIDPQMVFSIVEIFLGATKLGQSRIEGREFTSIEQRLILRIVTSLLTDLEKAWQNLMPVKINYMRSEINPQFAKIVQEDDSVLISRYQLEIDEMSGSITLCLPMAMLQPIRARLQRTFQGDETVDPEWRKTLAKNLSKTEVTASVILGRASLKGADLIALSPGDVIPLETGMEDLLDLLVEGRPKYQVTPGVVKGRRAVRVVKAVEAA
- the fliN gene encoding flagellar motor switch protein FliN; amino-acid sequence: MLSQEELDKLLEEGAGANAATPGDAGKPPANDDLDWSAAFAEAAAGGDQAAAKAMKEKTAPADGPKTEEGRQKERGRNGGASQTPSFQELSQTLSGPNGGKGNLDLILDIPLTISVELGRARLQIRELLALGQGAVVPLDKEAGEPAEIYVNQRLMAKGEVVVINDKFGIRLTEIISPVDRVKNLG
- a CDS encoding flagellar biosynthetic protein FliO, translated to MEGAGSIVRVIGAFVLVLGLLLLGAALLRRLAPRITGGRQNPIQVLATRAILPRKHLCLVRVGDKTLIIGASEGSMSLLGTWEGDLPAAFRNDATEKSL
- the fliP gene encoding flagellar type III secretion system pore protein FliP (The bacterial flagellar biogenesis protein FliP forms a type III secretion system (T3SS)-type pore required for flagellar assembly.) — encoded protein: MRAVYLVLLPCLAAGILQETSWAATVPTISLGFESTDDPARVATALEILLVLTVLSVAPAILLMMTSFTRLVIVFGFLRQALGTQQMPPNQVLIGLALFLTFFIMQPVWSQSYSGAIRPYLDDEMSFEDALAGAAAPVRKFMLRQTREKDLALFADLGGIKDPKDETELPTHVLIPAFVVSEIRTAFEIGFILFIPFVVIDMVVSSVLLSMGMMMLPPIMVSLPFKILLFVLVDGWNLVVGSLVKSFS